Genomic segment of Apus apus isolate bApuApu2 chromosome 9, bApuApu2.pri.cur, whole genome shotgun sequence:
atttttgtAGTTAAATGCagaaagttgatttttttttttttccacccctttCCTCCTTTTACACGGCAAGTAAAGCTCACTGGCCTGGGAGTAGCCTCTATCTGCCAACCTTTGGCCAGTGAAGAggattcagagaaaaataatacaacCATCAATCAGAAAAAGGAGGGGCGACAAAGGGAGCTCATTAGGCTGTAGCTTCAATCGTGCATTCCCGTGCAAGGTGCCCTGACTCGCCGCAGCGGTAGCAGTTGACTTCACTGGTCTTGCTGCAGTTGATGGCTACGTGGCCAGTCTCACCACACctgcaaaaaggaaaggaactTTCCATCAAGATCATCCTGAGGCGTCCCTCGGAAAAGCAGTCCTATTCTGTTCAGTGTACTGTGTACTTAAATTTCAGGCAACACGCCAGAATTGTCACAAAGCTTGTCTTCAGCGCCAGAAACTGCTCCTCAACTATCAGCTCACTTTAGTCACTGCATATGCTAAACCCACTGTCCATTAAATACAGAAGTCTGGGGGTTTTCTACTGTTTTGGATCTTGCCTGCTCCAGTGTTTCTGTCTGCAGCTTAGCCTTGTTTAGAGAGCAATTAGTTTTAACTCAAAAGCACTGTGCTCACTCCCCAGCCTCCACAGAAAGGAATCCTGGTGGGGGAGAAGAACGCCGTGCTCGGGACCACACTGCTTCTGGTCCAGACCTACATTCAAAGCTTTCTGAAGTTGGCATTTCCAACTGTTTAGCATCCACTTCCACTTGCAGTTCTTGGTTATACCAAGACCTCTTCAGTGTATTCCCACTGGGGCTGGCTGTGTCAGTCAGATGATCCCTACAGCTGGAGTCTGTTAGCTCCAGCACAAGACCCAGGGAGCCAAGGTTTCTGCTGCAGGCAAGTACCTCCTGCTACCTTCTGTAAGAAGCTACAGCCCTTTCCCTTGCACAACTGAAGTGATTTAACATCTGCATCGTTCTGGCCACCTAGAGATACACATCTTTACATCTATCACTGGACTTTGCCAACAGGGTTTTAAGCTTTAGTTTTGAGTCACAGCAGACGACTGTTTAAAGAAACAAGCAACCTGGTCAAAGCTTAATTTCCTAACCAAAACTTAGATAGAGAACACATCTACCCCTTGAGGTACAACCTGCCCTTGTCTGTCAGTTCTTACCTATAGCATTTCACTTTGGTGCAGTCTTTTTGAATGTGTCCAAACTCTCCACAAGAATAGCACTTCTGCTCATCCGCATGGTCACAGTCCCGAGCCAGATGCCCGGGTTTGCCACAGTTGTAGCAGCactgctccctctccctcttgGGCTCCTTGCAGTCCTTCGCAATGTGGCCACCTCTGCCGCAGTTATAGCAGGCTTCCACAATAAGAAAACATACCAAACAAGACTATAAAACCTTGGTAGAGTGAGAGGTAGCATGCTCCTAATGAAGGACACgcacagctcctctccagtGAATTGTGATCCTTCCCTTCACCCACAGACTGTGGCTGAAGAGATGGAATATTTAGTGATACTTACCATCCTCCTGAAGATCACAGTCCTTGGCAAGGTGGCCAGACTCACCGCAGCGGTAACAGATATCCGGCAGAGACGACGACATGAACTGGAAGCCTGCTTGAAACGGgtaatgggagaaaaaaaaaaaggattaaaaatgaagttcagAATATTCCTGAAGAGTTATTCAAGGACACCTGAGTAAATGACAAGGTTACTCAGCTGAACTGACAAGGTAACCTCACTCTTGGGAGGCATTTGGCAAAATTCTTACTCAGAACTAAGAACCAACACAATTTAGTACCAGTTTGTGTCTTAACTACTTTACTTCAGACTAACAAAGCCAGTTTTACACACTATTCAGGACAGTCAGCTGCAGGTCTTGCGGTACCAGCAAGCTGAAAACCACAGCGATCAATCACCTCTGCCACGGCTTCGCATCCCACGACCACGGCCAATTCCAGCAGGGCACTCCCGAGCCCAGTGGCCAGTACGTCCACACTTGAAGCACTCGTTGCTGCTCATGGCTGCAGATCACCTGCCTGAGGAAGAAAGGGTATTTTTAGAAcagcctcccctcccccaaCCAAAGGGTACATTAAAATAAGATTTAGAGCATTCCCACTGTCCAAACAAAGGAGGCaatgaaaaccaaagcaaacttCTGGCTAAGCCAATACTTTCTTGTACAGTATCTCACATGACTACTAAAACCACTGTAGGTGACAGCAGCTTGTCTCTACTTTGCCTGCAGTAAGACAGCTTTGAATAGCCAAAGAAACAATCTACTAGAGAAAATTTCCTCTAATTAGTTTTTGCAGCCAGTCTTTGCTTTATTAACTCACAAGACACTTActagtgggggaaaaaaaagtggacCTCTTTAACTACCATCCTACCAGTCTTATGGCTGTTCTCTCTCAGTAACACACCTCTTCCTTATTATTCCTCAGAGTTAAGCTCAAAAGCCAACTACCTTCCCTAgagatttatttcttcctggTAGTTTTTATGCTTTCTCTTGAAGTACCTGGCTGGCAGCTACATTTATTGACTAATCAAGCTTCATTCTAGAAACTAATTTCAAGACAGGCAGTATTAAACCCAGAGCCTCAAAGAGCACATTAGTTTAACACTTGAAGGTTAAAGTTATTTTATGCCCTAAATATGAAGGCCTAAAGTTCTTTTATGACCAGTTGAAATATGAGAAATAAGAATTACAGCTTCAATATATTAACCTATACTCAGGATGCACACTTCACTCCCACGTTTACGTGAAAGAAAACGTTTAAGACATTTAGCTTCCCTAAAAGACACCAGACATTTCCCATCTATCAGGAAGGCTAACTTGGAAAACATCCTCAGAATGCTAGGGAAACATCAGACAGGCATGCCTGTCTGAGACAGCATAAACCTCTTCTTTTGCCCATATTGGGGAATTGAGGCATGCATTTCATTGAACAGGAAAGGCAGCATGCCACAGCCCCTCAAGCAGCAGTCAGGATGAGGCAGGTTAAACAGACTGTGGTCATGGTATCATCATTCCCCTAAGCTGTAAAATAGTTACACAAGACTTCTAGAACTAGAAATAAAAGATCAAGGAAGTTAAACATTTAAATTGGAGACCTTTTTTAAAGTGTGCTTGAGAGCAAGTTTAAAGTACACTCGTTTAAAAGTACCCATGTCCAGCTTTGTTTTGATGTAAGCTGAAACACGTCACATGCTCTCTCCATTTGTTACTCTTTACCCAGAGACACAGAATCATTATCTGGTGTTTAATGAGTTTACCCAATCCACCACCAGGATAATCCTCCTGTAACCCTACAATTGATCCATGTTACAGAATGCTTCCCTCCCCCCAAACCATCCAGCATCCCATGTTCATGAGCTGTgtgcagaaaaaaccccactataCAAGCAGTAACACATGACCTCAAGAAGGAACCAGAATTAGCATCCTGACATTTAGCTCCTAAATGGAGAGCATATAGCTAAACAtgacttttttatttagaaCTGTTTTTAAAGTACTCCAATGTTGAATAAATCTACTGTGGCTTTTTAGCCACTCCTCCCTAAAaacagtttctctctctccaaTCATCTCAGTGCAGAAGTGACCATCCATCCTTCCAAACACAGCAGAAGCCTGAGCTAAGTCCAAGAGATAGGAACTTCAGTATGCTACTTGTGTAATCCCACCTCTACCTTCCAGCTGGACCAGATGACACCATCTGCTCTTAAAATTGAGAAAATGAAAGGATGCAAGTGGCTCTTAAACAGATGTTAACGAGAATAACTCATTGTCTGAGCACTCAAGGGATATACTCAAGATTTTACAAATAAACCAGTCTTCTCTACTTCACCTCAGTGTTCCAAGATTTCAAACTAGCTCAGGAGGACCCCCAGGGCTGAAGAGCTGCCTGccgtggtggcagcagctggcaccCGGTGCGCTATTGTTTATGTCTGTTCTCATAACAACCATGTTGACACTGCAGAAGAGAGCCACAGGCAAAACCAACTGCAGGAGATGGGCTCAGGCACAATAGGTGATGGTGCTCCTCATCTCCAGAGGGAGCCTCTGTATTACAGACCAAGATATATTCTTTAACTTGCAATTCCTTTTATAAAAAGGCTTCACATGAAAACACGATAGAAGAGTAACATAACACCGGTTAAAAACAGCTCTAGTGGGATTGTAATTCAGCTTTACAGACACTAACAACTACCAGGCTATCATTTCAAACAATGAACTTGAGACTAGAGCATGAAGTGACCCATATGAAGAACCAGTTAGGTTAACACATGGTAAAAGGCAAATGTTTAATAGGTGAGCAAGACCTGCTTTAGATACGCAGCAGAGGTTTTTATACTGAGAATAACCTGTCAGCCTCCATCTAGTGAACCTGCCAGTCAGGACCTGCAGGACAAAGCTCACTACTCACTGCCCCAAGGGAATCTGCTAAGAGAAGTTTCCCATTTGATTCAAAGTTGCTTCCTTTTCAACTGCTCCTTCAAGATGAAAACCTTaagtttcttttcctctggtaTAAAGCAAATTGACAAAGTGAGACGACACATACTGTAGCAGAATCTCAAGTGAAACAACTGTCTCTGCATAACTATCCTTCAAGACtatttgagaaattaatttaaaagccttTCTCTTCAGAGGCCCCTTTTCTCCCTGAACTCAGAAATATCTGAAGGCTACAGCTGCCACAAGTATGTTTACAAAGCATACTGCTCCATCTTCAGATACCTTAAGCATATCAAAGTACCCGATAGTTTGACTGGAATTTCTCTCTGCCAGCATTTTAGTGTTTAATTTCTGCATTCTTCCTGTAAAGGAGCTGAAATTGAAAACAAGTTTAGCAGCTAGAGGTGGATGCAGCTGCCACTAGTTTTACTTGCCTGACATTCTAAGAAGCCTTGCACAGGACAAAATTTCTCACTGACCTAAACTGTTTTCATAACCACTATAAGGATTAAGTTTTCAGATAAAGCCAACAGCCACCTTTAAGGACCAACATCCAGAAAAGGCTGGTTCAGAAGACAAGTCCTTAAATGGATAACCTCCAAGCAGTTTGGACATCACTGAATTTTTCAGTTacttccaagaggaaaaaaaaaaaaaaagtaaaaaccacCTAAGTTCAAATTCTCCTCTATTAGTCAGTACTCCACCATTTTGTCATCACAGGCAAgtttccagcagttcctttttatCTATCAAGGCCACCTTAAGCAAGCATTCTGCAAGAAGGCTTCTTGGAAAGTTTTCACTCAATCACATCTATCAGTGCTGTCTGCAGCTCAACTGTGTTATAAAAAAACCAGCCTGACCACCACCCTCGAGCCCTTTTACACCCCTAAATAAGATTTTTACCTCACCAGGACAGGAAAAGCAATAATGGGAAACAAATGAGAACTATGTCCTCATCAAGCATTCCTTTCCTCAGCCAGGTCAGATTCTGCACAATGTCCTAAACCACTGCCTCATGGACCAGATTCCCAAGCAACACACACAAGTCCAGCTGCCTCAAACCTCACCTTTCTACTAAACCACAAAGGCAGTAATTTACCTGAACTCCTCCTACAGAGCTCCCTATCTGTAGCATGAAGCTGAAGTCACCCACCTGTtggcaaaacatttttaacaactaatttattttgcatgacTACCCCACTGCTTAAGATCATGAGCTGAGAACAGCCAAGATTCCAGTCAGAGGTGCCATCACAGTAGTTTCCCAGGTCAGGTTTGAAGTTTTTGAGTGCAACTTAAGAATCCagctttaaaattacatttctttgtgACTCTTAAGTTTCTTGTATGAAAATCTGAAGtggaaaatgtctttctgtGGCTCTACAGTTAACCCACATCCAAAACTTTCAACATGGGAGAGGAGAGGTTAATCTCCAGTCTTCACTCACAAGATTAGACAACATCCCAGTCTGATTTAGCAGCCTATCTAGAGCTGATGATGGAAAAAACCACCAATAAGCTTCACTGTTATGCTCCCTTATTTTATGGCTTTCAGCCTAGGTGCCCTCTGAGGAAGAAGTTTGTTCCAATGTAACACAGGCAATTATCCTCATTATACTTACCAGGTGCTTCTTTTGATCTACAAGTACCATTTCCACTGGGTATGACCAGGACTTCACTCTTTCAATCAAAGGACAGACTAGATAAAAACTACTACCAAAGCCAACACACACAGGAGCTCCTTGGCAAGAGAGCTTTATCAAAGCAGCAAATGTTGGGAAATCAGCAGTTTCTTTCCAGGCTGCTGGCGACCAACCTGCCATACACACACCTGAACTGGGCCAGCCAGCCAAACATGGCAAAACCCCTTTGGAATAGGAagcacagctttgctttccaagataaatggaaaggcagaaaggatttttaacagaagttacttttaaaagagaagtaaaaatattcCTCATTTAACAGAAAGTGCTAGCCCTGAGTTTTTATTTCCCCAGAAGCATGTTCTGAGAATTCTTAAATGCAGGACAAATGTCTGTCACCAAAGCTACTCAAAATTCAGCTGGTTGAACTTCCACATGACAACATGCTACAGAGAGAGCCAGTGATGCCCGTCTCCAGCTTTTGACCTCACCAGAAAAGATGTAAAATTAAGTATTCTGACCAGCAAGGATGAAACCCTACTCTGAAAGGAAGTAGTTTGAAACTTAAGAAAAACCTGCAGAAGTGAAAAGCCAAACCCTATGCTCCCTCTTGATCCACTGCACAGGCAAGGGCACCCAAGAATGCTGAATATTAACTAAAACTCGAGAACTTGGATCCCTCCTGAGGGGCCAGAAGCCAGGTCAGAAAGACATCATGACTTCAATTAGAGCAATAATTCTTGGGTAGCTTTGCTGACACAAATGAGCAGAAGCTCATCACTAAAATGAGTCAGCAGCACTTTCTGCCTGCCCATGTTAGCTAACATAAAGTGGGAGAAACCAGACATTTTCTACCAAATATGCAGATTCTACCATCTccccctttcatttttttcattgctaCCTGCACaaagttttaaactgagagaagtAAACACTACCAACCTCGATGTGAActtttttaacacaaaattCAGTCCAGGCATTAGCAAAGTCTGCTTGAAAAAAAGTGATGGGTTaagcagagcccagctgaaCTCATTTAACctcttcacttttaaaataaagaggcAGGATTGCTTCTCCAGGCAACTTTgcatggagaaagaaaagctgaactAGGCAACCCTGCACGGCAACGGGCTCTTATTAAACggtgaaatgaaaataaaacctactAAGTTTAATAATTATGACAATTCCGGATGCTAAACGAGGAACAGTCGTTACTTGAGAACTACGCCTGACAGGAACTTAAGTAAAAGGCTGCTCCACTCGTCTGTGCTCTGTAGTTGTCACCGGCTATTTTTCCTATCCATTTATAGGTCACACTTGGATTTGGAGCAGGCCGCCGTCCCTGCCTGCGGTCGGAGACGAACAGTTGCAACACCTCGACCCTCTCTGCTCTGCGGCGGAGCCTCACACGTGGGGAGCCACGTGGTGGGCCCGGGCGCCCCCGCTCCGCCACCGCGGGAGCAGCTCAGCACGGGTTACAAAAAACGTATAAAaacgtaaaaaaaaaataaaaaaagaacaagaagcaGTTTTTACttcgccccctccccgcccccccttcccacccagctccCGGTCTCAGCAGGTTTTCTTCTCCCCGAACTTGCTCCCACACAGGGAAGTTACTCACACGCCCCAGCCCGCGCCttcgggccgggccgggccgggcggttCCCCCTTCCCCACACGGCGGGGCCGGCCCCGTGAAGCGAGGCCACCGCCACCCACCCCCCGCGCCGCAGGGACACGGCGCCGGCAGCCCCAGAGCCGCGGCCTCGGCCCCGGGCAGCGCCAGGCCCGGCCGAGCGGCCCGCGCTCACCCACCCCCGCCTCggcctcccttcccccccccggGGCAGCGCAGCCTCCCGGAACCCGCCAAGGCCTGACTCACCCGCCGCCACCGCCCGCCCTGCGGCAGCCGGCCGGCCACCCCGCTCCCCCCACCCCGCTCCctcccgcccccagccccggaCACCgcgcccgggccccgccgggccgctCAGCGCCACTTTCCCGCGCGCTAGGCCGAAGCGCGCCAGCGCCATCATCCCTCGGCTTCTCTGCTTCCCCCCtactcccctcccctcccccccggGACGCCGAGGCCGGCCCGGGCGGTACCTGCGGCCCCCGGGCCCGGCAGCCCGTCCCGCCCGCACCTCAGCGCCGctgcggcccggcccgccctgCCCGCTCCGCTCCGGCCTGCGCCACACGCGGCTTGCACACGGCCCCGCGCGCtgcgccccgcccctcccggctCCTCTGCGCACGGCTCGCTGGCACTCTCCCTTTCAGCCAATCGCCGCCCCAGCCGCTCGCCCGGCTGGCCAATGAGAGCTGCAGGTGGGGACAACCAATCAGCGCCGgcggggggtgggagggggcgGGACGCCGGGGGCGGTGGGTCCCGGGCCCTGCGGAACCGGGTCTCGCT
This window contains:
- the CNBP gene encoding CCHC-type zinc finger nucleic acid binding protein isoform X1, with translation MSSNECFKCGRTGHWARECPAGIGRGRGMRSRGRAGFQFMSSSLPDICYRCGESGHLAKDCDLQEDEACYNCGRGGHIAKDCKEPKREREQCCYNCGKPGHLARDCDHADEQKCYSCGEFGHIQKDCTKVKCYRCGETGHVAINCSKTSEVNCYRCGESGHLARECTIEATA
- the CNBP gene encoding CCHC-type zinc finger nucleic acid binding protein isoform X4 is translated as MSSNECFKCGRTGHWARECPAGIGRGRGMRSRGRGFQFMSSSLPDICYRCGESGHLAKDCDLQEDACYNCGRGGHIAKDCKEPKREREQCCYNCGKPGHLARDCDHADEQKCYSCGEFGHIQKDCTKVKCYRCGETGHVAINCSKTSEVNCYRCGESGHLARECTIEATA
- the CNBP gene encoding CCHC-type zinc finger nucleic acid binding protein isoform X3, yielding MSSNECFKCGRTGHWARECPAGIGRGRGMRSRGRGFQFMSSSLPDICYRCGESGHLAKDCDLQEDEACYNCGRGGHIAKDCKEPKREREQCCYNCGKPGHLARDCDHADEQKCYSCGEFGHIQKDCTKVKCYRCGETGHVAINCSKTSEVNCYRCGESGHLARECTIEATA
- the CNBP gene encoding CCHC-type zinc finger nucleic acid binding protein isoform X2, whose protein sequence is MSSNECFKCGRTGHWARECPAGIGRGRGMRSRGRAGFQFMSSSLPDICYRCGESGHLAKDCDLQEDACYNCGRGGHIAKDCKEPKREREQCCYNCGKPGHLARDCDHADEQKCYSCGEFGHIQKDCTKVKCYRCGETGHVAINCSKTSEVNCYRCGESGHLARECTIEATA